TTCCTTGGTCATTTTTTCTTGTTGCAAATGAAAAGAAACCCAGAATCTATCTAAAAAAATGAAGCACTGAAATTCCTAATATTACTAGAGTTTCTTGGTTAATTAAGAAATCTGCTTTAAAGGCTGACATTATCAATACGAAACTTCAAAACCAGTTAGCATAGGATCATAATTTTTGATGATTTACATTGCATTTTTTTCATCATAACTGTGGATGACAAAGCGTTGCTCCCAATCATGTGTAAGGCAAGCAAATGCTCACCCAAAATGATTGTCAAATTCCTATATAATTgattagtaataaaataatcaattctTTATCTTCATTATTTGATAGAAACTGCTTCTTTTCTgtctttaaaattattataaaaatcatCATTATGGAAACTGTAGAGTATTATTCAGATAATAATTAGATTAGGGAGGAAGTGCATGATTATTAAGTTTTGAAGCAGAAGGAGATTGAAAAGTGGAAGCTATGCTCAACCATGACATAGATGAAAGGGATTCATTTTCAGACACACTGATACCATTCAATATAATCAATATGAAAGACTTATAGTAGTTTAAATTCATAAATCtccttatctcaaaaaaaaaaaaaaaaaaaaaaaattcatacgtCTCCACACTATATATGGACTATATACACCAACAACCCCATAGAGCCACATTAGCATAGCATTTTAATCCATTTAACTAGTAGTACTAGGCTTAAATTCATGACAAGAACTATTGATTAAGACAATCTTTCCAAATGACTAAACTTTCAAAGGATATCATGGAAAAGCTTATTTGGCTTGTTATGACACCACTTCACTTAGACACTACACAGAGACTAGTTGAAGTAATGAGCCTCCCAATATTGGGAGGTTCATTTCTTCATACTATTATTTGAAAAACCCATGGATGACTTTTCAACTTCAAAAGTTGAACTGTAGAGAAAAGGACATGGGGGTGCAGAAATCTCAAGAATGCCTTCTAGCATATGAGTGACTTCTCTCATGGAAGGCCTGAATAATGGCACAGCCTGTACACACCAAATTGCCACCATTACTAGCTTCTTCACCCAATTCATATCACTAATAGCCTCTTCATCATTTTCCACCAATCTTTCAACTTTCCCTCTACTATAGCAATCATAAGCCCATTCTGTAAGTATTGTTGCTCTCTCCATCTCAACTTCCACACATCTCCTGCAGCAAATGATCTCCAACAACATGACACCAAAACTATATACATCCACCTTTACTGTGACTGGTGTGTTCTTGAACCATTCAGGTGCAACATAACCTTTAGTCCCCTTGATGCCAGTGAGAGTACGGGTTTGGTGGTTCATCAAAAGCTTTGCCAATCCAAAATCAGAAATTTTGGCTGTAAAAAAATCATCCAAGAGTATGTTTTGAGGCTTTATGTCACAATGAATGATTTGCATGCTGCATTCTTCATGCAAGTACATTAGTCCTCTGGCAATTCCTAATGCAATCTGAGTTCTCTGTTTCCAACTTGGTCTTATTGCTCCAAAGAGGAAATTCGACAATGAACCATTGTACATAAACTCATACACCAAAATTCGGTGTTCACCTTCATCACAATAGCCAAGTAACTGTACCAAATTCTTATGGTGAGTTTGGCCAATCATTGTTACTTCAGTTTTGAATGCCCTCTCACCTTCCTTTATCAGTTTGTCTACCTTCTTGACAGCAACATCTTTGCTATAACTTGATACTATTACCCCTTTATAAACAGTGCCAAAAGAACCCCTACCCAATTCTTCTTTGAACCCACTAGTAGCTTCTTCAAGGTCTTTGTATGTAAATGAACGCAGATTCATATCAAGGTCTTTTGTATGTAAGATTCTATAGAAATTTGGTAGTTTTCTTTGCCACAAGCAAAAGACAAGAAGAGAAATTGCAGCAACagaaaagaagttaaaaaatacAGAAGTACCTAGGAGGACTGCAAGGATCGATATTGCTTGATCCTGCTTTCCTTGGCCTGGATCTGGATTTGTAGGATTTTGTGAAGGGCTATtcaatttcaatattttgaatAGAGCTTTTCTATCAACGGCATTGCGGTTGTACCTCCCATTAGAAAGCGGTAATCTCTTCTTCCAACATCTTCCTGTGCCATTATTATATTTCGGATCCTGGAAAATGGCAACTGCACAATAACAATCGTGCAGACAAGATTTCTTGCATTCAAATTCTGTTGTGGGTTGAAGTAGTTCATAGGCAGTTAAAGGCCAATCAGCATTCTCCATCTCCAAGATTTCAAATTGATCTTCCGAAATCACAGTACCCAtctcattacattcattcatgTAGCTTACATCATCTTGTTTGCAGCCActatatttgttatttacatcCAAGAGAGAGAAGCCTGGGGCGCATTGGCACTCTGGCTTACCATAAGCTGTCAGTAAACATATGCTATTATAACCACAAGGACCACTTCCAAAAGTGTCAAAAATATCCAGGCAGATGTTTTCAGGAACATACCAAGTTGCAGACCAGGTTTGGTTTCCGATAAAATTCTTTGGATGAGTATAGAGTCTGAAAACACCATCAAAGTCAAGTGTTGCCCTATAGTAGGAGTCTGACTCTGCCCTCAAGACCTCATCCTTTGATGAAAGGTTGGATATGTCTCCCAGTGAGTTCTTGACTTGAAGGTAGCCCGACTTATCCAAGCTTAGCTCTGAAACATCTTGTTTAGCATAATAAGCTCCATAAGGATTTTGGGTGTAGACATCTATTTGATTTAGCATCAGAATGTATGAGGAATTTGATATAATTTGCTGTGGGACATTGAAACGGAGCTGAAATTTACCCACTCCATAGTTTTCTGTGGACATGCTAGAGAAAAGGTTGCTCCCAAAACCCAATACTTGGGTTGGTAACATGGTATTGGTTGGTTCATCAAAGCTATTCCATAAGATGCTTGAGTTTGTGCTTGTTGTAACAAAATTCCCAGTGTCTAGCATAGCCCCATTTGATACTCGAGGATTCTCATTGTTGCTGGACCTCCACAACTCCCATCCACCAGGAGCTTTGAGTACAAGTTGTCCAGCTGTGTTAAGCTCTACTTTTGATTCTCTCTCTGCTGGGTAATCTCCGTTTGCAGACCAAACTATAGTTTCATCTGGTATCTTAGCGAACCAGATAGCAAGAAGGAACTGATCTTGTTGACCTGGAAAGCGACGGAATCCAAATGAAAAATCACCAGATGGTGAAGTCCACATGGAGTTATCATCAGTGGCAAAGAGAGCTGAACCCACACTTACGTTGTTATTAACTTGAGCTATTGCAGGAACCAGGAGGGTGATGACAAAGACAAGCAAATGATAGTAAAAAAGAGCAATTGCTGAAGCCATTGGAAAAAGATAGAGCTATTACGTAAGTGGTAAATGGTGGTCTTATTATGACGAACTTTGTGTAGCCATAGAAAACATGATTGAGTTT
This genomic stretch from Castanea sativa cultivar Marrone di Chiusa Pesio chromosome 1, ASM4071231v1 harbors:
- the LOC142621687 gene encoding G-type lectin S-receptor-like serine/threonine-protein kinase LECRK3 yields the protein MASAIALFYYHLLVFVITLLVPAIAQVNNNVSVGSALFATDDNSMWTSPSGDFSFGFRRFPGQQDQFLLAIWFAKIPDETIVWSANGDYPAERESKVELNTAGQLVLKAPGGWELWRSSNNENPRVSNGAMLDTGNFVTTSTNSSILWNSFDEPTNTMLPTQVLGFGSNLFSSMSTENYGVGKFQLRFNVPQQIISNSSYILMLNQIDVYTQNPYGAYYAKQDVSELSLDKSGYLQVKNSLGDISNLSSKDEVLRAESDSYYRATLDFDGVFRLYTHPKNFIGNQTWSATWYVPENICLDIFDTFGSGPCGYNSICLLTAYGKPECQCAPGFSLLDVNNKYSGCKQDDVSYMNECNEMGTVISEDQFEILEMENADWPLTAYELLQPTTEFECKKSCLHDCYCAVAIFQDPKYNNGTGRCWKKRLPLSNGRYNRNAVDRKALFKILKLNSPSQNPTNPDPGQGKQDQAISILAVLLGTSVFFNFFSVAAISLLVFCLWQRKLPNFYRILHTKDLDMNLRSFTYKDLEEATSGFKEELGRGSFGTVYKGVIVSSYSKDVAVKKVDKLIKEGERAFKTEVTMIGQTHHKNLVQLLGYCDEGEHRILVYEFMYNGSLSNFLFGAIRPSWKQRTQIALGIARGLMYLHEECSMQIIHCDIKPQNILLDDFFTAKISDFGLAKLLMNHQTRTLTGIKGTKGYVAPEWFKNTPVTVKVDVYSFGVMLLEIICCRRCVEVEMERATILTEWAYDCYSRGKVERLVENDEEAISDMNWVKKLVMVAIWCVQAVPLFRPSMREVTHMLEGILEISAPPCPFLYSSTFEVEKSSMGFSNNSMKK